A single window of Sander lucioperca isolate FBNREF2018 chromosome 22, SLUC_FBN_1.2, whole genome shotgun sequence DNA harbors:
- the zgc:194990 gene encoding butyrophilin subfamily 1 member A1 yields the protein MMKDCLQFLIEPAKKLKIRLKESRKRVKLEKKEPLLESQLFIMELARELNKICQRSNILGHIWTSEDIWPASVCRDFIVEWAAVLEKRVQPRIILSEYQQEKPEKKDWKGHLLCMLEAGGECDMGPHKRVIMDWTREIKSRPQPTVWPGEPVLMMLDDLEFQWKRGRLPNLLPAMELVMLAVMNTDSLVKEDVTKQWLVRKQRSQNIDTVRYIPHSVWNWICDAAEEVTLDSDSANPDLLISSDHKRMRCGLKRREVPRCQRRFDGWWCAVGQEGYTSGRHYWEVEVGERDWRLGVAKASGVRQGFRPLTTARGYLTLRLERGTDLKALTVPATPLSQSLVPRKVGVYLDYEQGQLSFYDVEKRSHLYTYNEKFTEELYPVFGTVESVKDLVIRPAGVRQPCLCPGPCLWN from the exons ATGATGAAGGACTGTCTGCAGTTTCTTATCGAGCCGGCCAAAAAGCTCAAGATCCGACTCAAG GAGTCTCGTAAGCGAGTGAAACTTGAGAAGAAGGAACCACTGTTGGAGAGTCAGTTATTTATCATGGAATTGGCCCGAGAGCTCAACAAAATTTGCCAG AGGTCAAACATCCTCGGCCACATCTGGACCAGTGAGGACATCTGGCCGGCCAGTGTGTGTCGTGATTTCATTGTGGAATGGGCTGCTGTGTTGGAGAAGAGAGTACAG CCGAGGATCATCCTGTCTGAATACCAGCAGGAGAAACCAGAGAAGAAAGACTGGAAGGGACACCTCCTCTGCATGCTGGAAGCAGGGGGGGAGTGTGACATGGGGCCCCACAAAAGAGTCATCATGGACTGGACACGGGAGATAAAAAGCAGACCTCAG CCCACCGTCTGGCCAGGTGAGCCTGTGCTCATGATGCTAGACGACCTGGAGTTCCAGTGGAAGAGGGGTCGTCTCCCCAACCTGCTCCCAGCCATGGAGCTCGTCATGCTGGCTGTGATGAACACGGACAGCCTTGTCAAG gaggACGTGACTAAACAGTGGCTGGTGAGAAAGCAGAGGAGCCAGAATATTG ACACTGTCCGCTACATCCCTCACAGCG tgtGGAATTGGATTTGCGATGCTGCAG AGGAAGTCACTCTGGACTCAGACTCAGCCAACCCAGACCTGCTCATCTCCAGTGATCATAAGCGCATGCGGTGTGGCCTGAAGCGCCGGGAAGTCCCGCGGTGCCAGCGGCGCTTCGACGGCTGGTGGTGTGCCGTGGGCCAGGAGGGCTACACCTCCGGACGCCACTACTGGGAGGTGGAGGTTGGGGAGCGGGACTGGCGGCTAGGTGTGGCCAAGGCGTCCGGGGTGAGGCAGGGCTTCCGCCCGCTCACCACAGCTAGAGGCTACCTGACCCTCCGTCTGGAGAGGGGCACAGATCTGAAAGCCCTGACGGTGCCCGCCACCCCGCTGTCACAGAGCCTGGTGCCCAGGAAAGTAGGGGTGTATCTGGACTATGAGCAGGGCCAGCTGTCTTTCTACGATGTGGAGAAGCGCTCCCACCTGTACACCTACAACGAGAAGTTCACGGAGGAACTGTACCCCGTGTTTGGGACTGTGGAGTCGGTCAAAGACCTGGTGATAAGGCCTGCAGGTGTCAGACAGCCGTGCCTCTGCCCCGGGCCCTGCCTTTGGAATTGA